One segment of Parcubacteria group bacterium DNA contains the following:
- a CDS encoding DUF4325 domain-containing protein, with protein MITTEKIIEIAKQKGTIKTREIAKEFGVSRQYASRLLAELVTSGKLIKIGSTAKAIYAFPDYAKKHLEILPFKISKTFQNKNLEEHQVLNRIESDLPTIVQQKENVRNIFTYAFSEMLNNAIEHSSTEKIIVSVSIKDKLLTFIIDDFGVGVFRNIMKKRNLKSELEAIQDLLKGKTTTMPSSHSGQGIFFTSRAGEEFILDSYGYRLIVNNQVKDTFLQEIKGKAKQKKGTRVTFKLSTESEKHLRETFDEFANIDEESNFGFDKTEIKIKLFIRGGVHISRSQARRVLVGLNNFKVIVFDFDKVPMIGQAFADEIFRVFHNKYPDIKLQAINMSEAVKFMVDRVEGNNPRNQDAFLKS; from the coding sequence ATGATTACAACAGAAAAAATCATAGAAATAGCCAAGCAAAAAGGCACCATTAAAACCAGAGAAATCGCTAAGGAATTTGGCGTGTCTCGCCAATATGCCAGCCGGCTTTTGGCCGAATTGGTAACTTCAGGAAAATTGATAAAAATCGGCTCCACCGCCAAGGCAATCTATGCCTTCCCTGATTATGCCAAAAAACACCTAGAAATATTGCCATTCAAAATTTCAAAAACTTTTCAGAATAAAAACCTTGAAGAACACCAAGTCCTGAATCGAATAGAATCGGATCTGCCAACAATTGTCCAACAAAAAGAAAATGTTAGAAATATTTTTACCTATGCGTTTTCCGAAATGCTCAACAACGCAATTGAACATTCGAGTACAGAAAAAATAATCGTATCCGTGTCTATCAAGGATAAATTATTAACATTTATTATTGATGATTTCGGCGTTGGCGTTTTCAGGAATATAATGAAGAAAAGAAATTTGAAATCCGAATTGGAAGCGATCCAAGATTTGCTAAAAGGAAAAACCACAACCATGCCATCTTCTCATTCCGGACAAGGAATATTCTTTACCTCACGAGCCGGAGAAGAGTTCATACTGGATAGCTATGGCTACCGCTTGATTGTTAACAACCAAGTCAAGGATACGTTTCTCCAAGAAATCAAAGGAAAAGCGAAACAAAAAAAAGGAACTCGGGTCACATTCAAACTGTCGACCGAATCCGAAAAACACTTAAGAGAAACCTTCGATGAATTTGCAAATATTGACGAAGAAAGCAACTTCGGTTTTGATAAAACTGAAATAAAAATCAAGTTGTTCATAAGGGGCGGGGTTCACATTTCACGTTCTCAGGCAAGAAGAGTATTGGTCGGATTGAATAATTTTAAAGTCATCGTTTTTGATTTTGACAAAGTTCCGATGATAGGACAGGCCTTCGCTGATGAAATTTTCAGAGTATTCCATAATAAATATCCCGACATAAAGCTTCAAGCAATCAACATGAGTGAAGCGGTGAAATTTATGGTCGATAGAGTCGAAGGGAATAATCCTCGAAACCAGGATGCGTTTTTAAAATCTTAA
- a CDS encoding PBP1A family penicillin-binding protein translates to MRGNIFFIIKETFWGVAYAIGMIGAGILIASFFIYIYQTPSAGQLTKRNAAQTTIIYDRTGEHILYQIYGEYNRKILSHDQIPDNIRIATVAAEDKSFYSHLGVDFFAIARAFEVNLKNKDIMQGGSTITQQLARNVFLTREKTLLRKYLETIMAFKIERKYSKDEILDFYLNEVPYGSNSYGIESASETFFKKEAKDLTLDEAALLAALPKAPTHYSPYNIHKDELIERQKSILRKMYKLGLVSESETKKALAENTAQKIVSFSQPIEAPHFVFYVIDELEQKYKEEFLETGGLKVYTTLDYDMQKQAEKAVADGAERNRIKNASNVALVAIDPKTGEILSMVGSKNYFDDSIDGQVNVSIMPRQPGSSFKPIIYSAAFEKGYQPETSIVDAPTNFGPDGSGRNYIPKNYDGKFHGTLTMRKALGMSLNIPAVKTLAMIGLPSGIEMAKRLGITTLDDKINYGLAFAIGGAEVKLLDLTSVFSVFANDGKRNPPQAILEVDEETDKYVPERKETNVIDPEIARKINSILTDNVSRSPTFGPRSPIFIPDRIVAAKTGTAQEFRDVWTIGYTPSIAVGVWAGNNDHSPMAEGADGIFTAAPIWRDFMDKTLGRYPDEAFLPYQQTIKGKTELALATENVKPNKKEDQHKKKKH, encoded by the coding sequence ATGCGGGGGAACATTTTTTTCATAATCAAAGAAACATTCTGGGGCGTAGCATACGCAATAGGAATGATTGGAGCTGGCATTTTGATTGCCAGTTTTTTTATTTACATCTACCAGACTCCCAGCGCCGGACAGCTCACCAAAAGAAACGCCGCCCAAACAACAATCATCTACGACCGAACCGGAGAGCATATACTCTATCAGATCTACGGAGAATATAACCGAAAAATTCTAAGCCACGATCAAATTCCCGATAACATCCGCATTGCCACCGTTGCCGCCGAAGACAAATCTTTCTATTCCCATTTGGGGGTCGATTTTTTTGCCATCGCCCGAGCCTTTGAAGTTAATCTGAAAAACAAAGACATTATGCAAGGAGGATCAACCATCACCCAGCAACTGGCCAGAAATGTTTTTCTGACCAGAGAAAAAACACTGCTTCGAAAATATCTGGAAACTATCATGGCTTTTAAAATCGAACGAAAATACAGCAAAGACGAGATTCTTGATTTCTACCTCAATGAAGTTCCTTACGGCTCCAATTCCTATGGAATAGAATCCGCTTCAGAAACATTTTTCAAAAAAGAAGCCAAGGATCTGACTTTGGATGAAGCCGCACTGCTAGCCGCTCTTCCCAAGGCTCCGACTCATTATTCTCCGTACAATATCCACAAAGACGAACTGATCGAAAGGCAAAAATCAATCTTAAGAAAAATGTACAAATTGGGACTGGTTTCGGAATCAGAAACCAAAAAAGCACTTGCAGAAAACACCGCCCAAAAAATTGTCTCTTTCAGCCAGCCAATCGAGGCTCCGCATTTCGTTTTTTATGTTATCGATGAATTGGAACAAAAATATAAAGAAGAATTTCTGGAAACCGGAGGATTGAAAGTTTACACGACGCTAGATTACGATATGCAAAAACAAGCCGAGAAAGCTGTTGCCGACGGGGCAGAAAGAAACAGAATTAAAAATGCTTCCAATGTCGCACTGGTTGCTATTGATCCAAAAACCGGAGAAATACTTTCAATGGTGGGAAGCAAAAATTATTTTGATGATTCTATTGATGGGCAAGTTAATGTTTCAATTATGCCCAGACAGCCCGGATCATCTTTTAAACCGATAATTTATTCCGCGGCTTTTGAAAAAGGCTACCAACCAGAAACCTCCATTGTTGATGCGCCAACTAATTTCGGACCAGATGGATCAGGAAGAAATTATATTCCCAAAAATTATGACGGAAAATTTCACGGAACACTCACAATGAGAAAAGCCTTGGGCATGTCTCTTAATATTCCGGCTGTAAAAACGCTTGCGATGATAGGACTTCCTTCGGGAATAGAAATGGCCAAAAGATTAGGGATAACCACACTAGACGACAAAATAAATTACGGACTGGCCTTTGCAATCGGCGGAGCTGAAGTAAAACTTCTCGACCTAACTTCAGTTTTTTCTGTTTTTGCTAATGACGGAAAAAGAAATCCGCCACAAGCGATTTTAGAGGTAGACGAAGAAACCGACAAATATGTTCCTGAACGAAAAGAAACTAACGTCATTGATCCTGAGATAGCCAGAAAAATAAATTCTATTTTAACCGACAATGTCTCTCGCAGTCCAACTTTTGGACCGAGAAGTCCCATATTCATTCCTGATCGAATAGTAGCTGCCAAAACTGGTACTGCTCAAGAATTTAGGGATGTTTGGACCATAGGATATACTCCGTCTATTGCTGTTGGAGTTTGGGCTGGAAACAATGATCATAGTCCTATGGCAGAGGGAGCTGATGGAATCTTTACTGCCGCCCCGATTTGGCGGGATTTTATGGATAAAACGCTTGGCAGATATCCGGATGAGGCTTTTTTGCCTTATCAGCAAACGATAAAAGGAAAAACCGAATTGGCTCTTGCCACTGAAAATGTTAAACCAAACAAGAAAGAAGATCAGCACAAAAAGAAAAAACACTAA